The following are encoded together in the Oncorhynchus gorbuscha isolate QuinsamMale2020 ecotype Even-year linkage group LG03, OgorEven_v1.0, whole genome shotgun sequence genome:
- the LOC124029662 gene encoding serine/arginine-rich splicing factor 3-like has protein sequence MGEPAHLRDCPLDCKVYVGNLGNSGNKTELERAFGYYGPLRSVWVARNPPGFAFVEFEDPRDATDAVRELDGRTLCGCRVRVELSNGEKRSRSRGPPPSWSCRTGREDYSSRRRGSPPVRRRSPRRRSFSRSHSRSLSRDRRRERSISRDRNHKPSRSFSRSRSRSRTAQRK, from the exons ATGGGAG AACCTGCTCATCTCAGAGATTGTCCTCTGGATTGCAAGGTGTATGTAGGGAACTTGGGCAACAGTGGAAACAAGACTGAGTTGGAGAGGGCGTTTGGGTACTATGGCCCTTTGCGGAGTGTGTGGGTGGCCAGGAACCCCCCAGGCTTTGCCTTTGTCGAGTTTGAGGATCCCAGAGATGCAACCGATGCTGTGAGAGAACTGGATGGACG GACGCTGTGTGGCTGCAGAGTGAGAGTTGAATTGTCCAATGGGGAGAAACGCTCGAGGAGCCGTGGACCTCCTCCCTCCTGGAGCTGTCGCACTGGACGTGAAGACTACAGCAGCAGGCGCCGTGGGAGCCCGCCTGTCAGACGCCG ctctcctaGGAGGAGGAGCTTCAGCCGCAGTCACAGCAG gtctctgtcaaGAGACCGAAGAAGAGAGAGGTCTATCTCCAGAGACAGGAACCATAAACCTTCAAGATCCTTCTCAAGGTCTCGGAG ccGCTCCAGGACCGCTCAGAGAAAGTGA